One Prunus dulcis chromosome 7, ALMONDv2, whole genome shotgun sequence DNA segment encodes these proteins:
- the LOC117634129 gene encoding protein STRICTOSIDINE SYNTHASE-LIKE 5-like, producing MSNSSDSPSPTQLSHHTHPIRTTKTSSSSSLSWPSAFLIFSVLGPLAIALLIYQLDSFDPAPLPLHELTQRVAVAPTRNAHMLKGSEFVGAGALVAPEDVAYDSKSGLIYTGCADGWVKRVTLNESAADSVVENWIFTGGRPLGLAHSHENEVFVADAEKGLLKISEDGTVELLTDEAEGIKFKITNGVDVAQDGMLYFTDASHKYSLKDVASDLLGGRPHGRLMSYNPTTKETKVLVHNLYFANGVAVSPDQNFVVFCETVMIRCRKYYLQGSKKGSVENFIDHLPGMPDNIRYDGEGQYWIALTTEVTPYWDLALRYPFIRKVLVIVKRYAAGRPHLEKNAGVFAVNLNGEPTAHYSDPELVLITSGIKIGNYLYCGSTVNPYIIRLDVHQHPAHPTT from the exons ATGTCCAACTCCAGCGACTCTCCTTCCCCAACCCAACTCTCTCATCACACTCATCCCATTCGCACAACCAAAACGTCTTCGTCGTCTTCATTATCATGGCCCTCAGCTTTTCTTATCTTCTCAGTTCTGGGTCCACTGGCAATAGCTCTGCTCATCTACCAACTCGACTCGTTTGACCCAGCTCCTCTACCCCTCCACGAGTTGACTCAGCGAGTCGCGGTTGCTCCAACGCGTAATGCCCACATGCTCAAAGGGTCGGAGTTTGTGGGTGCTGGGGCTTTGGTGGCGCCCGAAGACGTGGCTTATGACTCAAAGTCGGGGCTGATATACACGGGTTGTGCTGACGGGTGGGTAAAGCGAGTCACGCTGAACGAGTCGGCTGCTGACTCAGTGGTGGAGAACTGGATTTTCACCGGTGGGAGGCCGCTTGGACTCGCTCACAGCCATGAGAATGAGGTCTTTGTGGCTGACGCAGAAAAG GGGCTATTGAAGATAAGTGAAGACGGAACAGTAGAACTATTGACAGATGAGGCCGAGggtataaaattcaaaataacaaacGGCGTAGATGTAGCACAAGATGGCATGCTTTACTTCACAGATGCTTCACACAAATACAGCTTAAAAGACGTCGCCTCGGATCTTTTAGGGGGCAGACCCCATGGCAGATTGATGAGCTACAACCCAACAACCAAAGAGACCAAAGTTCTGGTCCACAACCTCTACTTTGCCAACGGAGTAGCAGTCTCTCCAGATCAAAACTTTGTTGTCTTCTGTGAAACTGTCAT GATAAGGTGTAGAAAATACTATCTACAAGGCAGTAAAAAAGGGAGTGTAGAAAATTTTATTGACCATTTGCCAGGCATGCCTGATAATATCAGATATGATGGGGAAGGCCAGTACTGGATTGCATTGACCACG GAGGTTACACCATACTGGGATCTAGCACTTAGATATCCTTTTATTCGAAAGGTTCTGGTAATTGTGAAGCGGTATGCAGCAGGCAGACCGCATTTGGAGAAGAATGCTGGTGTGTTTGCTGTGAATTTAAATGGGGAACCCACTGCTCACTATTCTGATCCTGAGTTGGTTCTCATTACAAGTGGGATCAAGATTGGAAATTACCTCTATTGCGGTTCGACAGTTAATCCCTACATTATCCGCCTTGATGTCCATCAACATCCTGCACATCCCACTACATGA